AAATACAGGATTATTTATAagaaatttataataaaaaatccACAGGAAATAAGGTTTTCTTtgaaacatttatttttaattagtatATGCTACTTGGATTAGGAATCAAGACACGCGGCAAACATTTTaattagagtttaatggatatgcaccggcagtgtaaaataattttacacagacatccaattgaattccaccaaatcagaaaatatattattcttttaattaaaattaaagtcaaatgtaattatctctcctatgtggcatgctttgattggatgactatgtaaaactattttacactgtcagtgcatatccattaaactcttttaaTTATATCAAATTATGTCGAAAAATTCATCTTGCAACAagtttttttgtctttttttttttaaatgagagATGATATTATTAATAGAAGCCAAGAGAAAAAATCTCAGGGCCAACTACGTACCGATTGAGATCCTCTCCAGCCTCTACGGCTCATTTATAGccataaatcaaaataattaatggttGAGATGTGTTGAGGTGAAAAAAGTAATTTAAACACTAAAACTTTTTTAAGTGTAGTATACACTGCTCTGGAGAGAATCCATATCCAACTACGGACACCCCACCCCATAAGGAGGGGATAGGCAACAGCGAACTAACAGAAACATCAAGAAAAGGAGGAACAAGCGAATACAGGGGGAACACCATGGGATTTGGAGTTGGACAGTAGTAAAAGGCATAATTCCACGAAGCATAGCAGCAAGAGACCATCGGTAGCATCTATTGGATAGAAGAGTACTTGAGTTGTTGTGCTGTGGCATGCCACTGTCCTGAAGCAAAATTTCTGGCAGACTCCGGTGCAAATCCCAACTACCGATTTTACCTTTAAGGGTTTACACAACTACGATATAACCCATGCACTCGAGGCTGACCGCAAGGAATTAACCTTTACAAAATATTGCCCAGAAAAAATTGAAttgaacaaaaagaaagaagCTCAGGTAAGAAGAGAAGAATACTATCAAGAACCACCCCCGTTCTCAACCTAGACTCCTGCTATATATTCCTTCTCAAGATAAAAGAATTGACACCAAATTAATGGTTATTTACTCATACGGTCAAAGGCATAATATCATTGATGTAGTAACGGATGAATTGATATTCATTATGGTAAAATCAGAATATTAGGAATGGTAATAAATTGGCTTATTGACTTTGACCGATTCAAAGACAATTTGGACACATGGCTTATATAATCCATAGAATGATGTTAATTGCCATTATTTCACAGCATCAACCCAAATGTGAGGACCAAATATGAAGAAGGACCACCACTAACATCCTGCCTCTCAAACCAACCACAAGCTAGAAAAGCAGAAGAGAAATGCAGCAGCCAATGGACCTCCAGAACAGCAAATTAAGGCAAGACCAGACAAAAAAACACCAGTAAAGTTACTCCAAGGAAGACCACAGAGGTTAAAATGCCGCCTTGACAAATATGAGGGGACAGAGCCAGAGAGGGACTACACAAAGAAAAGTTTTTTGGACCATTAATTCGCATGTGATATGTAAAATAAAAGTGAGATTGTTTCACTTACTTAAATGTGTAATTGGTTTAAATTAACACAACCATCATATCATATACCGAGTGAATCTACCGGAGTTGAATTATTTTGACTtactaattaattatttaatgcaACTGTATCTACAAAGGTTCTAATAGACTAAAGTCTATTGGCCTATATTGAGTTATTATAGTGAACATAAAAGTTGTTTAGTTATGTTTCTGCATTTTATAATGAAAAATGATATACATTACGAAACGAAAATTCTTATTCTTCTTTCcttgttttctattattaccaTTTTTATCTTTAACTTTCTCATATGATCTGTCTCCCTCTATCTACGACTACCAGTCATTAATTATGAGCCATTTATTCAttcatttcttttaaaataCTTTTTGTAATAAGTAGCATTGCTCTTCTAGAATAATCTTAGTAAGATGATGCCATTtgtatgacttttttttttgataatgtttGTATGACTCGTTTTACCCCAAGGGTGAAGCCTAATTAACTCCATAAATATTAAGGTTAATGAATGAGATTGGTActgaaaaaattgaaatcagTTTTATTCGTCTtcttttttatagttttattttgCTATGCTATGGAGTAATCTCTTGGTAGGATTTGATTCCTATCGGACTTGAACCCTAGGCTTGTGCTTATACTAGAGTTATTTACGCACGTGCTAATTGTTGCTATAAATATTAGTTTGGTTGTGAGCTAAATTCAAATGCTAGTCACAGTAAACTTTCAAGCTGCCTATATAGCTGCCATTTGCTGTTTGCTCCAATGGCTTCAACACCTCATGTAACAGAAAACCAACCAAAGGCTCGGGCTGGGCAGCaagaagcaaaagaagaagaCATGCTAAGTGAAGAAGGTAAGGAGCTAATTCAAACTCTTCCTAGGGAGAAAGGTTGGATAACTTCCTATATCTATCTTTACCAAGGCTGTTGGATCTCACCAAATGCAATCAAAGGAATAATCCCTTTTCAAAAGCAGTTCCAAGCTAAAGATAGTGATATTGTTGTTCCCAGCCTTCCAAAATCAGGCACAACCTGGTTGAAAGCTCTTACCTTCGCCATAGTTAACCGCCACCAATATTTGCCTTCCTCAAATGACCACCCATTACTCACATACAATCCGCATCATATTGTGCCTTTCTTCGAACTTGCTGTCTACGGTAATTCCACTAATCAATCTTCTTTCACATCCTTGATGACGACGAAGCGAAGAATCTTCGGTACTCATCTCATGTTCCCTTCACTGGCCAAGTCCATCAAAGAAAACTCCAAATGTAAGATAATTTATATTTGTAGGAACCCATTTGACAACTTTGTATCTCTTTGGATCTTCTTCAACAAAGTTAAGCCAGAATCTTTACCTAAGTTCACTCTAGAAGAAGATTTTGAAAGGTTCTCCAAGGGGATGTCTCTGTATGTTGGTTTTTTTTAAcgtgaaagagaagagaaatattTATGATGGAAGACAGATTTTTTATTAATCAGAACTTGCTCTTTTAAATGTAAAGAGTAACTaacaaactgactagaaatcTGCAAAATTTGAAATACTAACAGAAGATACTCTAAACAAATTCAAAGATAGTCTAACTAATCATCCTAACAGAATTAGGacttattcaaatttaaataacaacttcaaactaacaacttaaatttaaaattcaaacagCTACTGAGACATAATTTCAACACTCCTCCTTGGATCAGTAGCTGGAAACTTCTAACTTCTCAAAGTTCAAAAAAGTCAACCATACTGGAATATGTGCTCCGGCAGGTTCGCTTCCATTCCATGGACACATCACGTATGCATAAGAATATGGTAGCGGAGGTGCAAAATACGCCACACTATAGTTGTTGTAAATAAAAGCAGGAAGTGGATGAACATAGTAATGTGTAGGGTACATGTGATGACATGGAGGACTCTCATTAGGTAGTTTTGGATTTTGATCTGTTCCTTGAGGTCCTGGCACATGAACATGACCTTCAGGCTCTTTATCTTTTGGCTGGCGACCCAAAACCTCAGTGGCTGCAAAaacaccaccatcatcttcaacagTAACACCCCTGTTGTCGTTGTTGCAATTgactttccctttctttttctcttcgtCGTCACCTTCACTAAGAAGTGTGACAGGCTCGTTGGCCAAATCACCATGAAATGCAATTTTCTCCTCCTTTATtgaatcaaatgaaaaagtctTGCTCCTCATTTTTACCTTGAACATTTCAAGGCCTTCTGGATCTTTAACTATGCAGCTTTTATCTTCAAAGATAACTTTGAAGTCTTTCTCAAGCAACTGTCCAATACTAAGCAAGTTTTTAGTAATTTCAGGTACATACAAAACATCAGAGAGAATTTTTGTACCTGTGTAGCTTTCTATAGCTACTGTCCCCTTGCCTTTTACTGGAATTTTTTCGCCATTCCCGATTCTGACCCATTTGACTTTGGTGTTGTCCAAACTCTTGAACAACTCTTTGTCATTGGCCATGTGATTAGTACAACCACTGTCAATCAACCAAGATTCACAAGAATTATTACTAAAGAAGCAAGTAGCAACAAATAGCacgtcttcttcctcctcttgcgCATTTTTTGCTTCATTTGCACTTTCCTGGATTTTGTCTCTACAAATTACAGCTTCATGCCCCATCTCGTTGCACTTGCTGCATTTTGCATCTGGCCTTCTCCAACATCTGAACGGTGGGTGACCCATCTTTCCGCAATGATGACAAGGTGGATAATTTTTTCTACCTCTGTCATTGTTTTGGTTGTTTGGAAAATTCTCACAACTGGTTGGTTGGTTCTTCTTAATAGAATTATTTCTTTTGGATCCATTATCATGATGCTTTGCTGCAAAAGCACCTTCGACAACACGATCTTCTCTCATCAGCCTTCGTTGTTCTTGGGCTTGCAATGCATGCATCACTTCTGCCAAAGTGATTTTAGAAAGATCCTTCGTATTCTCAAGTGAGGCAATAGACGCTTCATACCTCTCAGGAACTGTTACCAGaattttttcaacaattcttgaaTCAGCAAACGCACTTCCAAGCAGCCTTACTTTGTTAGCAATATCTAACAATTTTTCTGAGTATTCCTTGATTGTCTCAGACTCTTTCATCTTCTGCATCTCAAATTCTCTCATTAAATTGAGCACTTGCATGCTTCTTATTCTTTCATCTCCAACATACTCCTCCTTCAAATAATCCCAAATTGCTTTCGCTGATTTGAGACTCATGATCCTTGTGAAGATGGTTGATGAAACACCAGCAAAAAGGCATGATTTTGCCTTTGCTTTCCGGGTTTTTTTCTCCTTGTGACTCTTGATCTGGGCCATGGTAGGATTGGCAGGCAGCGGAACGACTTCATAATCCTCTTCTATAGCTTCCCAAAGATCCAAAGCCTCTAGGTAAGCCTCCATCTTGACAGCCCATAGATCGTAGTTTTCTCCATCAAAGACTGGAGGTGCAACTTTGGAGAAATTTGATTCAGCATCCATGTTCACAGGTCCGTAAGAAGATGGCTCTAGATACCACTCTGTTGGTTTTTTTTAAcgtgaaagagaagagaaatattTATGATGGAAgacatattttttattaatcagAACTTGCTCTTTTAAAGGTAAAGAGTAACTaacaaactgactagaaatcTGCAAAATTTGAAATACTAACAGAAGATACTCTAAACAAATTCAAAGATAGTCTAACTAATCATCCTAACAGAATTAGGacttattcaaatttaaataacaacttcaaactaacaacttaaatttaaaattcaaacagCTACTGAGACATAATTTCAACACCGTATGGTCCAATTTGGGACCATATGTTAAGTTACTGGAATGAGAGCATAGCAAGACCAGACAAGGTTTTGTTCTTGAAGTATGAGGATCTTAAAAAAGATATAGATTTTCACGCGAAGAAGGTGGCCGAGTTCTTGGGTTGTCCTTTCAGTGAGGAAGAGGTAAGTGGCGGGGTGATTGAAAACATTGTCAAATTGTGTAGTTTTGAGAAGATGAAAGAATTGGAGGTTAATAAATCTGGGACTGTGGACCGTTTTAACATTGAGAACAAGCATTTCTTTAGGAAGGCTCAAGTAGGGGATTGGGTGAATCACCTTTCACATTCAATGATTGAAAAGTTATCCAAAATCACACAAGAAAAGTTAAGTGGATCAAGCCTATCATTTAGCTAGAGAGTGCTCTTAACAGCCCACGCAAGCTTCCCAGCTTTGGTTAATGGTTACTATTTCTAAAATAAGTGGCTAGCTAGCCACATAATTAAGAACCATGCATGGAGCTGAAatatgtgtgtgtttttttctttaatgCAGAATAAAGAGGTATGAGAAGTCCTAGAGACCATGTAATCCATTACCTCTATTTTGTTACCATCCAGAATCAATTGGATGGGAAATGTGTGGTCAAGTTATTTCCTGTGGGTTTTATGTTAAAGTGTATGTTTATTCACTTTCAAGTTGGCTTGGATAAGAAAAGTGATAATTTATTTATAGTTTGTACATTTTTGCATGCATGATCATAAATCATAATCTTCAATTCTTTTTgcctcatttttttttattaaactcAGATTGgtaacttttttccccgaaaaaCTGAAACTATAAACTTCTCTTGGCACGCTATATATCTATAATGGATAGAATTCCTACAAAGATTAATCCTACAGAGAAACAACAAAATCTACCATGGacctggttcaccatggtcggTTTATGGATGGACCACAAAAGAAAAAACTTAAGAATTGAGCTCGCAAAAATACCAAAATAACTTTAAGTATTAATTATAATTCTCACAAAACTATTGTCCACCTTCCGACCATGGTTCTATTGAACAAAAAGAAGTGAGAAAGACAGTAAAACAACAGCAAACAAAAACACGGGAAACCAGGGATGAGGACACTACAAAAAGTCACTACTAGCATCGGGTAAAAGGATAAAGCCGACGCTAACAGGAAAAATATTGACACTACAGTCAATTCAATGCCGGCTTAGCATTGACATCATGACCGAACTTAAAAGGGTCGAATTGGCTTTTATAGTAGACCTTTTGGCCGTCTCTAAATGTAGTGCCGGTAAAGCTAACACTAACCCGATACTGTTCATTTGGCAAAAAGGTTGActctaatgtattttttttagcGTCGTTCGGATAGACCAACACTAGTTTATCACATTTAGCGTCGGTAAAGCCAACACTAATCCGATACTGTTCACTTGGCAAGAATTTCGACGCTAATGTATTTGTTTTAGCTCGTTTGGATAGACCAATGTTAATTTATCACATTTAGCGTCGGCCTCACGCTATTTAGTGACAGTTTTAATTGTTTGGTGGCTGTTGAAAACTGCTACATATTGCTTATATATGTTCACAAATAACAGTTTCCGGGAGTTAAATACCACCATCTACTCAGATTCTAGTACACACTTCCCTCAATCAACAATCATTCAAACGAAAATGATAATAGCCTCATGTAAAGTTCCTATCACTCATGGTCAGTGGCTATGACTTTATATTATGACAATTCACTTTAACTTTGAATAAACGCATCTACACTATAAAGCTTACATCTATTGAACTTAAGACTGATAAAACCCACAGAATAGAAACCACAATGCAAACAGTAAAAAAGATAACAagtaacaaagaaaaaaaataaagggaGAATTGAAAAAGCAAGGAATATGTATATATAGGAACTACATGTATCATATCTAAAATTACATGCTTTGGCATTCGAAATCActactatttaaaaaaaaattatgagaaaGAGAATTGAACCCGATGGAGCTACTAATCAAGAATATGTACATTCACTTTCACTTTTAGGGTTCTAATTGAAGGAAGGAAAATATTCAAAACTCATTAAATGGCTCCATCAGTAtgaggaaaataaaaatttctttttttttggacagtgaaaataaaaatattcaaaataaCGGGCATGATCTATATTTTTTCAATAGACAAATATTTAGCCCATATGAGGTCCTCTGTTTAGGGCCAACCTCAAGGTCCAACATCAATTCTAGATGGAGAGCCCATAGCATTTGTTGTGGATTTTAATTCTAATCATAACACCCTCAAATTTTGGGGTTAGACTATGTTAAGAAAGCTCCTAGTAAActtcaaaaaataataacaaattCTTAGTGAGCAGAGATGAATATAAAAAAGGtgtttgctgtggtaccttaatttAAATGAGGGTACGATACCTTAAATGACGTAAAACCTCTTTCTctccaatttttttaacttctaaaAGCCTCTAGcaccatcattcatgagcatttTAGTAGATTATCTCATTATCTTGTCGTTCGCCAGACACCAATTTCCATATCTCACTCTTATTGTGGTCAATAACTCTCTTGTTCTAACATCGCATACATTTCTACTTCCACCACTAGATTCTAACTTAAAAAGAGCTGAACAACCGACATGACGTTTAAGATTCCAACAAAAGTTAAAAGGTCTaagtttctctctttctctgcccttcaatttcacaatttcatcTAGTCGGGGTAccgtacccaaaaaaaattcagggtaccacagaatttgcctataaaaaatgtCCAACAAGAGTTAAAAATGACAAATTTGACGTATATAGTGTATGCTTACTTAATTGTGTTCTTctattaaagaaaaagaaaaaataggaaagcatcaaatttatgttcCTTCTTTTTTGCTAAGAGTCACGTATGACTTACTTTTCATCAAATTTAAAGGCCATTCGTATGAAGCTTCGTGATTTTTCATACTGGTGTAGTGGTTATACTTTGTACTTCGTATTCGTAGTGTTTCAATTCAGAATTGAACTTCAACGTCGTAACACTTCTTAACACATCTGCAGATGTCATAGAGTAGTCTCCAATCAAAGATCTAGCTAGGAAGAACTCTGATATCATTTTAGAATTTAAAAGACTTAATTAAGCTCCAAAAGCGAACTTAGAGGTGAATGTTGAATTTCAATTATGTAAAAGGGCTCTCTTGAGTCTTGACCATAtgatctctagtcaatgtgagacctcTAAATATATCTTTCCTTCCCAAGTTAATCAGTTAACTCCACTATGCAGTTCCTATATTTGTGGCAAGTGGATCCATTCTGTCTTTCTCTTAAGCTTTAAACCATAATATCACTTAAAGATGAATTAGTTATAGTAAAAGtcacaatatatataaaatattccTTCACACAGAGAAGGGATTTACTGTTATCAATAAAAATTACAATATCTTTTTTACCACGTGGTTTATCCAAGACTTTTACTCGATTAATGAATTTAGGCTAACAACTCTTCATATTTCACGCTACTTAGAAACCTATCAAATAGTTAAGAACTGATTAGCAGTCGTTTATCAACTAAGAACTAACCCAATAAGTCAAAATTAGCTGTCTAATTTTTAATGTTCAAATTAGCTAATTAGCGGTTAATTTATCAGCTAACGATTGACTAACCGTCGATTCGTCAGCTAACAACCGATTATCGATCAATCCATACGTTTACAACTGACCCACACTCAGCTAACTAAAATCACACATCATATTCATAAAGCCTAGATCAAGTAATTAAACCCCCCACGCAGTTAGTCGAAACATATAAGACAATTGATTGGTAGTTAAAATATATGAATCCTGTTTCAAATTTAATTCAATTTATTAGTTAAAATCTTTGAATCCTGTTTTAACTTTAGTCATTTATGTTTCCAACCCTAACTGGATGGCAATTTCAATTATCAATAAAAATTACAATATCTTTTTTACCACGTGGTTTATTCAAGACTTTTACTCGATTAATGAATTTAGGCTAACAACTCTTCATATTTCATGCTACTTAGAAACCTATCAAATAGCTAAGAACTGATTAGCAGTCGTTTATCAACTAAGAACTAACCCAATAAGTCAAAATTAGCTGTCTAATTTTTAATGTTCAAATTAGCTAATTAGCGGTTAATTTATCAGCTAACGACTGACTAACCGTCGTATAGATAGATACGTTTGAATATTATAATCATATACTCCCttcgtccctaattataagctaaagttgtaaaaatcacacttattaagaaagccttaattgatgcattggttttcaaaaaaaatgtacaactttctatgtttacccctatttatgataacactttttcatcattgta
This portion of the Lotus japonicus ecotype B-129 chromosome 3, LjGifu_v1.2 genome encodes:
- the LOC130742351 gene encoding cytosolic sulfotransferase 14-like; translated protein: MASTPHVTENQPKARAGQQEAKEEDMLSEEGKELIQTLPREKGWITSYIYLYQGCWISPNAIKGIIPFQKQFQAKDSDIVVPSLPKSGTTWLKALTFAIVNRHQYLPSSNDHPLLTYNPHHIVPFFELAVYGNSTNQSSFTSLMTTKRRIFGTHLMFPSLAKSIKENSKCKIIYICRNPFDNFVSLWIFFNKVKPESLPKFTLEEDFERFSKGIISTPYGPIWDHMLSYWNESIARPDKVLFLKYEDLKKDIDFHAKKVAEFLGCPFSEEEVSGGVIENIVKLCSFEKMKELEVNKSGTVDRFNIENKHFFRKAQVGDWVNHLSHSMIEKLSKITQEKLSGSSLSFS